GGGCTCGTCCCGATTGCATCGCTTGCGAAGACCGCGGATACGATCACCCCGGCGGCCGGTCGGGTCGGGATCGTCTGCCCGGTCTACTTCTCCGGGCTCCCGGCGATGGTGGCGGCGTTTTCTGAGCGTCTCGACCTCGCCGCGGCAGACTACGTCTTCTCGGTCGTCACGCACGGAGGAGGCGGAGGCTCTGCGGCTCTCCGGCAGCTCGACGGGATCCTGATCGATAAGGCCGGAAGGGGGCTCGATGCGGGGTTCGCGGTCAGCATGCCGGGAAACTACATCCTGATGTACGCGTCACCCGCGGGAGAGAAGCGGGATCGCATCCTTGCCGCGGCGGACGCGGAACTCGAGGCGATCGCGGGCCGAATCCGGCAGGAGGAGAAAGCGAACCTCCCGCACGCGCCTCTGACACGCCTCATCAAGGC
The genomic region above belongs to Methanoculleus horonobensis and contains:
- a CDS encoding EFR1 family ferrodoxin (N-terminal region resembles flavodoxins. C-terminal ferrodoxin region binds two 4Fe-4S clusters.), with amino-acid sequence MKTIIYYFTGTGNSLAAAKKVAESLGDSGLVPIASLAKTADTITPAAGRVGIVCPVYFSGLPAMVAAFSERLDLAAADYVFSVVTHGGGGGSAALRQLDGILIDKAGRGLDAGFAVSMPGNYILMYASPAGEKRDRILAAADAELEAIAGRIRQEEKANLPHAPLTRLIKAVMYPRFRSRVHGEDRRFTVTEACTSCGICARVCPAENIEMVDGRPVWNHRCELCCGCIHLCPAGAIQAGKATEGRQRYRNPSVGVAELERRP